The Gloeomargarita lithophora Alchichica-D10 genomic sequence AGAGCCATGGCACAGGCAACGGCGGCGTTGAGGCTGGGGGTTTTGCCGCCCAGGGGAATGCAGAGGGAAACGTCGCAGTGGCGGCGCAGATTCAGGGTCAGCCCGGAGCCTTCGGAGCCGACTACCAGAGCCACCGCACCGGAAAATTGCACCTGATCCAGGCGCGTGGTCGCTTCCGGCACCAGGGCATAGCTCCAGAAACCGGCGGTTTTGAGTTCTTCCAGGGTGCGGGTGAGATTTACCACCCGGACTACGGGCAAATAGCTCAAGGCTCCGGTAGCCACCTTGGCGACCGTACTGGTGATCCCCACACACCGCCGTTGGGGAATAATTAACCCCTGCCCGCCGATGGCCTCGGTGGTGCGGATGATCGCCCCTAAATTTTGCGGATCCATGATGCCTTCGGCCACCACCACCAAAGGATGCGGCTGGGGGCGGATATGCTCTAGGAGTTGGGATAAATCCCAATAGCTGTAGGGAGCAACCTGGGCGACCACCCCCTGGTGTTTGGCTCCCTGGGTCATCTGGTCGAGGCGGGTGGTGTCAACCTGGTCAATCACGGCTCCGTGCCCCTGGGCTTGCGCCAAAAGGGTTTGGAAGCGATGGTCGTAGCGCAGGGGAGGGATAACCCACACCCGATTCAGGGGTTGTTTTTGTTCTAATGCTGTAAGTACAGTATGCCGCCCGTAGATATAATCCGGGGGGTCAGGCGTGGCTTCCAAGTCAGAGGCGGACGCATCTACAGGTCGCCGATTGATAGGTTGCCGATCCATAGCATCATCCCGGCGGCCAGGGGCAGGGACAATCCGAGGCGAAATCCGAGGCGCATCGGCCTTGGGTACCGGATTGGGGAGGCGGGGAGGACGGCTTGGCCGCAGGGTCTTTTTGTTAAGGACAGGGCGTTTCCGGGGACGGGGGGGGGAAGGCATGGCAATGGCCAAGCAACGACAGAATAATAGTCTAGCCGCTGGGCGGCAACCAGGTTGGCATTCTACAGAATCCTAAAATGAGTCGCCAAGGACTCTTTTTTCTCAGGTTTGCCTCACCAATACTGCGGCTAATTCCAAAGCTTCAGCGGGGTTGGTAATGTGTCCTTGGGCATGGGCAAGTGCCAAAAAATGCAACAGTTTCCCCACCCGGGGACTGGGGGTCAGGTTGAGCTTTTGCATCAAGTCATGGCCGCTGACCAGGGGCAGGGCGTGCGCCACCGGGTCCTGGGGATTGGTAAATCGCTCCAACCAAAGAGCCAGCATCGGCCACCCATAGCCATGCACCAAGGCCACCGCCAACAAGCCAGGCAGTGCCTCCCCCGCCCGTTGAAAAAGGTCAAACTGAGCCGGGATGGGGGGGGCCGGTGACGTGATTAATCGCTCCAATACCGGCCAAAGCGTGATCAGTTTTTCAATATATTGAATTTCCGCCCGACTATAGCGCAATTGAGTCAAAGTATGCCGGGCTATTTCCCGATTTTCTGGTAATAAACAGCATAATTTGAGTATGTTCAGTACCGAACGGTCTTGGCGCAAATGCTGGTCTAATATGAATGCAAGTTGTGGATAAGAGTCCGGTAGCGTATCCCAGTGCGGTAATAATTGCATCCAATGGGATTGAATATCCGGGAACCAAGGGGTTAAAATACCATCCTGCCATGCCTGGATTAAATGCTGAGAGCCATGCTGACTATTGCATAGTAAATTTAATTCATTTTGTACCCGCTCCGGGGCTATATTAGCCAGGAGAGATGCTATACTTTTGATCCTTTGATTGGTTTTAGATTCAATGGCAAAATTTAATTGTGCCGCCAGACGATAGGCTCTCAATAGACGTAGAGGGTCATGGAGCAAGTTATCAGAATGCACCATGCGGATGGTTTTGGCTTGTAAATCTTGCTGTCCGTTGTGGGGATCATATAATTCCCTGGTATTGTAATCCCAAGCAATGGCATTAATTGTAAAATCTCGTTGGCTGAGGTCATGGAGAATATCATCCCCTTGCATCTGAATTAAATCTAAAGTTACATCGGGGAAAATTAACCGTACAATCTGGCGTTCTAGGTCTAAAATTACCAAACTTGTATGATATTTTTTTGCTAATTTTTCGCCGCAGGGAATCACATCCACGGGAAGCACAATATCCAAATCCCAATGATTTTTATTCCGTTGGAGTAATCCATCCCGCACCGCTCCTCCCACGAGATAACCCCCTGGGGGTAAATCCATGCTGTTAAAAGGCCAAGTTTGTGGCTGAAAAGGATGCAAGGGAGACATTTTTCTGATCAGGTACAGCGTTTTTTAGTAGATGACATACCGACTCAATGCTAAAACACCTCTAAAACAAGGGGCTTAAGCCCCTTGCCCGTACCCCATCAGCGTGAAAAAGGCTGTATGATTCCTAAACCATTATTCCTAAACAATTTTCTTGACAGATATACCCCTATTGACGCAGATTTTGATCTAGTGTACTATCCCCCGGTGGATGTTATTGGATAACCATGCTGGTTTTAACCCACCGATTTGGGCGATTGGGAAATCGTTTATTGATTACCGCTCATTTGATGGCCTATGCTTTGGAAATGAATCATACATTAATTGATTGGGGGCTGGCGGAATATACCCCCTATTTTATCGGTACTGCGGTTGACCCCTATGTGTTTCGATTCCCGCCCCGTCAAGATATGTGGAATCGTATCCCCGTAAATCAACAATGGCTGAGAAATACAATTTATACGGGGGTGCGAGGGGTGCGTAAATTGGTCAATTTTTATCCCTCATTAAAGCAGGAAATACAAGTCCTACCAGAACCGAATAAGCATTGGGGAAACCCTTTAATTATTGATAATTTGATCGTCAAAAAAGCCCTATTTATTCGCGCTTGGTATGTGCGGGCACCCCATTGTTTTATTAAATATCAACACACCATTCGGGAATGTTTTACCCCCCTGCCTGAGTATCAAAAACGGATTGAAGAACTCCTAAAACCCCTGCGGGATCAATATGATGTGATTGTGGGTTTACATATTCGGGCGGGAGATTATCGCCTGTACGGTGGGTTTCATGGGTTAGAAGTGTGGCGAATAGTTATGAAAAAAATGGTGCATGAGTTGGCAGGAAAACGGGTGGGATTTCTCATTTTTTCTGATGAGAATTTTCGGGATCAGAGTGATGTTTTTGCAGATTTTTCTGTTTACTTTGGTTCTGGACAAGTGGTAGAAGATTTATATGCGTTAGCCCAGTGTGATTATATCATTGCTCCCCCCAGCACTTACAGTAATTGGGCGGCATTTTATGGTAGTGTACCGATTTATCAAGTGGGTTATGTGAAATTGCATACCCATGACCCGGTGTGTCATGATTTAGGTGCCAGTCAGCAACGCATGGAACAAAGCATGAGCGAATTAAATTTGGAAAAGTTCCGGCGGATTACCTACTTTGTGGATCATCGGATTGACCCGTGAATTAGGGTTCAAATTTCTAAGATAATGGGCACCTCTATTAATTGAAAATTAGCGGTCGCAGGGGGGCACCCCCCGCCCTTGGTTCTCCGTAATCTCTGCATTCCAGCCATGAGATTTTTGGTTAGTTCAAATAAATAGAGATGTCCTAATGCTATAGTAAAGGGCAATTTTATACGGGTGGGGAGTGTATGAAACAGGCGGTCACGGTGGCAATGCTTTTGGCCTGGGTGGGGGCGGGATGTCAAACATCTCCCCAGGGGTTGAAATTAGGCGTATTACTGCCAGCCACCGGGGATTTATCGCCGATTGGCCAGGGGATGATCCCGGCGGTGAGCCTGTTGGTGGAGCAAGTCAATGCCTGTGGCGGGGTGAACGGCCAGCCGGTGACGGTGTTTCAGGAGGATGACCAAACCCAACCCACGGCGGGGGCGGCGGCGATGACCAAATTGGTGGAGGTGAATCGGGTGGGAGGCGTAGTCGGGTCCTTCGCCAGCAGTGTGTCCCAGGCGGCCTTGGATGTGGCGGTACGCAATCGGGTGCCGATGGTGTCGCCGGGGAGTACCAGCCCGGAATTTACCCAGCGGGCGAAAAAGGGGGAGTACCAGGGCTTTTGGTTTCGCACGGCTCCCCCGGATACCTACCAGGGGGCGGCTCTGGCGGAATTGGCTCGCAAACGGGGGTTGAACCGGGTGGGTACAGTGGTGATTAACAATAGCTATGGGCTGGGGTTTGAGCAGGAATTTATCCGAGCGTTGACCCAAAAAGGGGGGCAGGTCGTCAACCGCCCCACCCGCTATGACCCCAACGCCAGCACCCTGGAAAGCGAAGCCCGCAGTGCCTTTGCCGGTCAACCCCAGGCGGTGATGGCCGCTGTTTATGCGGAAACTGGGGCATTACTCCTAAAATCCGCCTACGAACAGGGGTTACTGCCGGGGGTGCAGGTGTTGCTGACCGATGCGGTGCAATCGGAGGAATTTGTCGCCAGTGTGGGTAAAAATCAGCAGGGACAATCCTTGATCAGCGGGGCGATTGGCACGGTGCCGGGGGCGGATGGTCCGGCTTTGAGCGCATTAACCAAGCTGTGGCGGTCAAAACAGGGGTCGGCGCCGGGTCCCTATATGCCCCAAACCTGGGATGCGGCGGCGGTAATTATCCTGGCGGCGCAGGCGGCGGGCAGTAATCAAGGGGTGGATATTGCGCCCAAAATTCGGGAAATTTCCGGGTCAGCAGGCCAGCCGGTGAGTGAGGTCTGCGCGGGTTTGGCTTTAATCAAAGAAGGTAAAAAAATTAACTACCAGGGGGCGAGCGGCAATGTGGATTTTGATCAATACGGGGACGTGGTGGGCAGTTACGATGTGTGGCAGGTGACCCCGGAGGGCAAGATTCAAGTCATTGACCGGGTAATGCCCTAGGAAAATGCTGTTCTACATAGGTAATGGCTTCGGCACGGTTGGTAATTTCCCGATCCAAAAATGCCGAACGCACCTGCGATAAAATCTGCCGAAATTGGGAGCCGGGGGGGTAACCAAGTAAGCGCAAATCCTGACCATTTAAGGGAGGTTTTTGCTGTGACCAATGCTGTAAATAATTGCATAATATGCTTTGCAATTCCCCCCGTTGGCGCACCATTACCCCATAGAGAAAGTCGGGCTGATAACCCTCTAATTTTTGACAGATTTGACTCACGGGTAAACGGGGCAATAGCTGAAGTTGGGATTCTAAATGGGCTAATTGTCCCAGGCGTTTTTGCGCCATTAAAGCTAAATCCAGATGGCGGGCAACGCTTTCTCGCTCCTCAGCAGGTACATAGCTGAGCAATAATTCCGTGAGACAGTGGGGGCGATGGGATTGGTGAATAGTTCCAAAACTGCCATAGCGTAACGTGCGTTCGAGTTCCCCAGTCCAGTGCAAATTGGGATGAATACACGCCCACGCCCCCAATTGTTCCAGCCATCGCCCCGCCCGTACCCAGCCAGGGGTCTGCCAAAGGTAATGCAATTCGGCTCGTAAGCGGGTTTGCAAAGCCGGTGCTTGCCCCGGTTGTTGGCGCCAGTGTTCATAGATGCCACTAGCAAGCGTGTCTTGCCATTGCGCTAAGGTTTCCGGGGCAAAGGTCAAGCCGTAGCGCACCCCGTAACGCACCCCTCGCCACAACCGGGTCGGGTCATCCTGGAAACTGTGGGGGTGTAGCACTCGCAAGTACCGCTGTTGTAGATCATTTTGCCCATCCAGGGGGTCGAGCAGTATGCCCGCAGGATGTAAGCCCAAGGCCATCGCATTGATACTAAAATCCCGGCGGTAGAGGTCTTGATGAATATCGGCGGGGGTAACGATGGGGTTGGCGGTGGGGTGGGGGTAGGTTTCCCGGCGAGCCAGGGCAATATCCAGGGCTAAGTCCGGCCAACGCAGGTCACAGGTGTGAAACTTGGGGTGGGGTTGCACCACTGCACCGGGACGCAGGGTTTGGATGTGGGGAATCAGTTGCTCAATGGCATTGGCAGGAGCTTGGTCTAGGACTATATCTATATCGGACAATGTAATTATTTTATTTTGCTTTTGTGCTAAAAATAAATCCCGCACGCCCCCGCCTACTAAATACAAGTGCCAATCCAACTCAGCGATTTTTTCAGCAAGATGGATTAAAAATTGCCGTTGCTGGGGGTGCAAATGGGCTAAAAGCATAAGGGCACCTCTATAAATTGAAAATTAGCGGTCGCAGGGGGGCACCCCCCGCACTTGGTTCTCCAGAATATTAGTTCACAAATCCCGTGAGATTGCTATAGCAGTGTCCTAAAGTTCTTTAGAATGAATAATGCTTTAGGCTACCAAATGGATGGCGCAAATCAAATGTTGAGTGGGTTGGTGTGGTTACCCCTGGTGGGCATCGGTATCCTGTGGCTGTGTCCCCCCGCTTGGGGGCGGGCGGTGTCAATCGCAACGGCGGTGGGGCTGGGCGTTTGGACGGGCGTGTTGGTCACTCAATTTGATGTGCATACCGCCGGGTGGCAGATGGTGGAGCAGTTGCCCTGGTTGGACAATTTGGGGCTGAGCTATGGCCTGGCGGTGGATGGGTTGTCCCTACCGTTGTTGGGGTTAAATGCCCTGATTTTAGTTTTGGTGGTGGTGAGCGGGCAACCAGAAACCCGTCCCCGTTTGTATTACAGTTTATTGCACCTCACGGGAGCCGCCGTTGGCGGGGCATTTCTGGCGCAGAATTTGCTGTTATTTTTTCTATTTTATGAATTGGAATTATTACCTTTATATCTACTGATTGCCATTTGGGGTGGGGTACGGCGGGATTATGCGGCCATCAAGTTTTTGGTCTATACGGCGATTTCGGGGTTGGTACTCCTGGCGGCGTTTTTTGGGTTGGTGGTGTTGAGTGGGTCGGGTTCCTTTGATTATGGGGCGATTGTTACTGAAAATTTGGGGGTCGGGGCGCAGGTTGGGGTGTTGATTTTATTGCTCATTGGTTTGGGGATTAAAATTCCTTTGGTGCCTTTGCATACCTGGTTGCCGGATGCCCATGTGGAAGCGTCCACGCCGGTTTCCATGCTGTTGGCGGGGGTGTTGTTAAAACTGGGCACCTATGGCTTATTGCGGTTCGGGGTGCAATTATTGCCCCAGGGCTGGCAGGTGTTGGCACCGTTTTTGGCGGTGTGGGCGGTGGTGAGCGTGCTGTACGGTTCGTTTATGGCGATTGGGCAACGGGACATGAAGCGGGTGGTGGCCTATAGTTCCATTGGGCACATGGGGTATGTTTTGTTGGCGGCGGCGGCGGCGACTCCCCTGGCGTTGGTGGCTGCGGTGGCGCAGATGGTCAGTCATGGCTTGATTGCGGCGCTGTTGTTTTTCCTGGTGGGGGTGGTCTATCGGGTCACGGGGACGCGGGATTTGGAGCGGCTCCAGGGTTTACTCACGCCGGAACGGGGCTTGCCGGTGGTGGGCAGTTTGATGATTTTGGCGGTGATGGCGAGTAGTGGCATTCCGGGGATGGTGGGGTTTGTGAGTGAATTTATGGTATTTCGGGGTAGTTTTCCCGTGTTTCCGCTGTTGACCCTGCTGGCGATGCTGGGGACGGGCTTAACGTCGGTGTATTTTCTGTTGTTGGTAAATCGGGCGTTTTTTGGGCGGCTGACCCCGGCCTTGGCGGAATTACCGCCGGTTTCCTGGGGACAGCGGGCACCGGCGATTGTCCTGGCGGTTTTGGTGGTGACTTTGGGGTTGCAACCGGCCTGGTTGGTGCGCTGGAGTGAGGCAACGGTCGGTACGTGGGGGCAAGGATGATGTTAAAAACGCCGGTACAAACGGTCAAGGAGCGGTTGCTGGCGGGGGGGGCACTCCTGCCGGACACGGCGGAAAATGTGCTGGAAGTGGTGGGGATTCTCAAAAGTTATGGGGTGGTTTTGGGGCATTACTGGGAAAATTTGATCTATATGTCCCAGGGGCAATTTTTGGTTTTATTTCCCTTTTTCAAGTATTTCAATGGGGAGGTGAATTGGGGGAAACTCCTGCGCCATTGGAACCACGACCGGATTAACTATGAATTTTCAGAATACTGTATGCGGGCGATGCTCTGGCATGGCAGTCCGCCGTTGGATCAGTATTTGGATTCCCCCGAATTTAATGAATTAGCGCAGGGGGCGATTCAGGCCAAAATCCAGGGCAATGTATTCATGCAATTTTTGCATCGGTGTTTCCCGGAGTTTTTGCCGGAGCAGGTAAAGCTGATGGTTTATACCAGCGTCTTGGGGCAATTTTGGCGGGTGATGAGTCCCCTATTTTTAGACCTGTCGGATCGCTACGACCGGGGGGAAATTACCACCATTAAAAACGTGGTGGATCACATTCGGATGGGGTTAATTCAAGCGGCACCGGCACCGATTATCTATGATGTG encodes the following:
- a CDS encoding CCA tRNA nucleotidyltransferase, coding for MLLAHLHPQQRQFLIHLAEKIAELDWHLYLVGGGVRDLFLAQKQNKIITLSDIDIVLDQAPANAIEQLIPHIQTLRPGAVVQPHPKFHTCDLRWPDLALDIALARRETYPHPTANPIVTPADIHQDLYRRDFSINAMALGLHPAGILLDPLDGQNDLQQRYLRVLHPHSFQDDPTRLWRGVRYGVRYGLTFAPETLAQWQDTLASGIYEHWRQQPGQAPALQTRLRAELHYLWQTPGWVRAGRWLEQLGAWACIHPNLHWTGELERTLRYGSFGTIHQSHRPHCLTELLLSYVPAEERESVARHLDLALMAQKRLGQLAHLESQLQLLPRLPVSQICQKLEGYQPDFLYGVMVRQRGELQSILCNYLQHWSQQKPPLNGQDLRLLGYPPGSQFRQILSQVRSAFLDREITNRAEAITYVEQHFPRALPGQ
- a CDS encoding NADH-quinone oxidoreductase subunit M, translating into MLSGLVWLPLVGIGILWLCPPAWGRAVSIATAVGLGVWTGVLVTQFDVHTAGWQMVEQLPWLDNLGLSYGLAVDGLSLPLLGLNALILVLVVVSGQPETRPRLYYSLLHLTGAAVGGAFLAQNLLLFFLFYELELLPLYLLIAIWGGVRRDYAAIKFLVYTAISGLVLLAAFFGLVVLSGSGSFDYGAIVTENLGVGAQVGVLILLLIGLGIKIPLVPLHTWLPDAHVEASTPVSMLLAGVLLKLGTYGLLRFGVQLLPQGWQVLAPFLAVWAVVSVLYGSFMAIGQRDMKRVVAYSSIGHMGYVLLAAAAATPLALVAAVAQMVSHGLIAALLFFLVGVVYRVTGTRDLERLQGLLTPERGLPVVGSLMILAVMASSGIPGMVGFVSEFMVFRGSFPVFPLLTLLAMLGTGLTSVYFLLLVNRAFFGRLTPALAELPPVSWGQRAPAIVLAVLVVTLGLQPAWLVRWSEATVGTWGQG
- a CDS encoding ABC transporter substrate-binding protein; protein product: MKQAVTVAMLLAWVGAGCQTSPQGLKLGVLLPATGDLSPIGQGMIPAVSLLVEQVNACGGVNGQPVTVFQEDDQTQPTAGAAAMTKLVEVNRVGGVVGSFASSVSQAALDVAVRNRVPMVSPGSTSPEFTQRAKKGEYQGFWFRTAPPDTYQGAALAELARKRGLNRVGTVVINNSYGLGFEQEFIRALTQKGGQVVNRPTRYDPNASTLESEARSAFAGQPQAVMAAVYAETGALLLKSAYEQGLLPGVQVLLTDAVQSEEFVASVGKNQQGQSLISGAIGTVPGADGPALSALTKLWRSKQGSAPGPYMPQTWDAAAVIILAAQAAGSNQGVDIAPKIREISGSAGQPVSEVCAGLALIKEGKKINYQGASGNVDFDQYGDVVGSYDVWQVTPEGKIQVIDRVMP
- the rlmB gene encoding 23S rRNA (guanosine(2251)-2'-O)-methyltransferase RlmB, whose amino-acid sequence is MPSPPRPRKRPVLNKKTLRPSRPPRLPNPVPKADAPRISPRIVPAPGRRDDAMDRQPINRRPVDASASDLEATPDPPDYIYGRHTVLTALEQKQPLNRVWVIPPLRYDHRFQTLLAQAQGHGAVIDQVDTTRLDQMTQGAKHQGVVAQVAPYSYWDLSQLLEHIRPQPHPLVVVAEGIMDPQNLGAIIRTTEAIGGQGLIIPQRRCVGITSTVAKVATGALSYLPVVRVVNLTRTLEELKTAGFWSYALVPEATTRLDQVQFSGAVALVVGSEGSGLTLNLRRHCDVSLCIPLGGKTPSLNAAVACAMALYEVRRQHQPARLPLTVSET
- a CDS encoding CO2 hydration protein; translation: MLKTPVQTVKERLLAGGALLPDTAENVLEVVGILKSYGVVLGHYWENLIYMSQGQFLVLFPFFKYFNGEVNWGKLLRHWNHDRINYEFSEYCMRAMLWHGSPPLDQYLDSPEFNELAQGAIQAKIQGNVFMQFLHRCFPEFLPEQVKLMVYTSVLGQFWRVMSPLFLDLSDRYDRGEITTIKNVVDHIRMGLIQAAPAPIIYDVKINGDIYPLLTPAAGLDFLTAAAVPYVEAVFFRSFPFMGTVSYNAQAYQIPADQGDFNYGALYADPLPIGGAGIPPTLLMQDMRHHLPDYLLERYRHSTRGLADVRVKICETFQKSMFCVTTAAIQALAPHPLTSSDPQERRVNDRYVELWVQRLSDSRLLAVQG
- a CDS encoding CCA tRNA nucleotidyltransferase, yielding MSPLHPFQPQTWPFNSMDLPPGGYLVGGAVRDGLLQRNKNHWDLDIVLPVDVIPCGEKLAKKYHTSLVILDLERQIVRLIFPDVTLDLIQMQGDDILHDLSQRDFTINAIAWDYNTRELYDPHNGQQDLQAKTIRMVHSDNLLHDPLRLLRAYRLAAQLNFAIESKTNQRIKSIASLLANIAPERVQNELNLLCNSQHGSQHLIQAWQDGILTPWFPDIQSHWMQLLPHWDTLPDSYPQLAFILDQHLRQDRSVLNILKLCCLLPENREIARHTLTQLRYSRAEIQYIEKLITLWPVLERLITSPAPPIPAQFDLFQRAGEALPGLLAVALVHGYGWPMLALWLERFTNPQDPVAHALPLVSGHDLMQKLNLTPSPRVGKLLHFLALAHAQGHITNPAEALELAAVLVRQT